A window of Lepidochelys kempii isolate rLepKem1 chromosome 1, rLepKem1.hap2, whole genome shotgun sequence contains these coding sequences:
- the LRRC4 gene encoding leucine-rich repeat-containing protein 4, which translates to MKLLWQVTVHHTWNAALLSVVYLTAQVWILSAAAVWAGAPNCPSVCSCSNQFSKVVCTRRGLAEVPQGIPSNTRYLNLMENNIQLIQADTFRHLHHLEVLQLGRNSIRQIEVGAFNGLASLNTLELFDNWLTVIPSGAFEYLSKLRELWLRNNPIESIPSYAFNRVPSLMRLDLGELKKLEYISEGAFEGLYNLKYLNLGMCNIKDMPNLTPLVGLEELEMSGNNFPDIKPGSFHGLKSLKKLWIMNSQISLIERNAFDDLTSLVELNLAHNNLTSLPHDLFAPLRYLVELHLHHNPWSCDCDILWLSWWLREYIPTNSTCCGRCHAPMHMRGKFLVEVDQTSFQCSAPFIMDAPMDLNISEGRVAELKCRTPSMSSVRWLLPNGTILSHASNHPRISVLNDGTLNFSHVLLTDTGVYTCMVTNVAGNSNASAYLNVSTAELNTSNYSFFTTVTVETTEISPEDISPKFTKPVPTTSTGYQPAYTTTTTVLIQTTKMPKPVAVPTADTSDKTQTSLDEVMKTTKIIIGCFVTVTLLAAAMLIVFYKLRKRHQQRSTATAARTVEIIQVDEDVPAAPAAPASVSGEGAVVLPTIHDHISYNTYKPAHGAHWTENSLGNSLHPTVTTLSEPYIIQTHTKDKVQETQI; encoded by the coding sequence ATGAAGCTCTTGTGGCAGGTAACTGTGCACCACACCTGGAATGCTGCCCTGCTCTCGGTCGTCTACCTCACGGCGCAGGTGTGGATTCTGTCTGCAGCAGCTGTCTGGGCCGGAGCCCCGAACTGCCCCTCCGTCTGTTCCTGCAGTAACCAGTTCAGCAAGGTGGTGTGCACGCGCCGCGGCCTGGCGGAGGTCCCTCAGGGCATCCCTTCCAACACCCGCTATCTCAACCTCATGGAGAACAACATCCAGCTGATCCAAGCAGACACCTTCCGGCACCTGCACCACCTGGAGGTCTTGCAGCTGGGCAGGAACTCCATCCGCCAGATCGAGGTGGGTGCTTTCAATGGGCTGGCCAGTCTCAACACGCTGGAATTGTTTGACAACTGGCTGACCGTCATCCCGAGCGGGGCCTTTGAGTACTTGTCCAAGCTGCGGGAGCTGTGGCTCAGGAACAACCCCATCGAGAGCATCCCCTCGTACGCCTTCAACCGGGTCCCGTCCCTCATGCGCTTGGACCTGGGCGAGCTCAAGAAGCTGGAGTACATTTCTGAGGGGGCTTTTGAAGGATTATACAACCTGAAGTACCTTAATCTTGGGATGTGTAACATTAAAGACATGCCAAACCTCACGCCCCTCGTGGGGCTGGAGGAACTGGAGATGTCGGGGAATAACTTCCCTGACATCAAGCCAGGATCTTTCCATGGGTTAAAGTCTCTCAAGAAGTTGTGGATTATGAACTCCCAGATCAGCCTGATTGAGCGGAACGCATTCGACGACCTCACCTCGCTGGTGGAGCTCAACCTGGCCCACAATAACCTGACCTCGTTGCCGCATGACCTTTTTGCCCCCCTGAGATACCTGGTGGAGCTTCACTTGCACCACAACCCCTGGAGCTGCGACTGCGACATCCTGTGGCTCTCCTGGTGGCTGCGGGAGTACATCCCCACCAACTCCACCTGTTGCGGGCGCTGCCATGCCCCGATGCACATGAGGGGCAAGTTCCTGGTGGAGGTGGACCAGACTTCCTTCCAGTGCTCCGCACCCTTTATCATGGACGCCCCCATGGATCTAAACATCTCGGAAGGACGAGTGGCGGAGCTCAAGTGCCGGACTCCCTCCATGTCCTCTGTGAGGTGGTTGCTGCCTAACGGGACCATTCTGAGCCACGCGTCTAACCACCCAAGGATATCCGTCCTCAATGACGGGACCTTGAACTTCTCCCACGTTTTGCTAACGGACACTGGGGTTTACACGTGCATGGTCACCAATGTGGCAGGGAACTCCAACGCCTCGGCCTACCTCAACGTGAGCACGGCCGAGCTCAACACTTCCAACTACAGCTTCTTCACCACCGTCACGGTGGAAACCACAGAGATCTCCCCCGAAGACATCTCCCCGAAATTCACTAAGCCAGTGCCAACGACTTCGACAGGGTACCAGCCGGcgtacaccaccaccaccaccgtgcTGATCCAGACCACCAAAATGCCCAAGCCGGTGGCGGTGCCCACAGCGGATACCAGCGACAAGACGCAGACCAGCCTGGACGAGGTGATGAAGACCACGAAGATCATCATCGGCTGCTTTGTGACAGTGACGCTGCTGGCGGCGGCCATGCTGATTGTCTTCTACAAACTTCGCAAGCGGCACCAACAGCGCAGCACGGCGACGGCCGCCCGGACCGTGGAGATCATCCAGGTGGACGAGGACGTGCCGGCGGCCCCGGCGGCCCCGGCCAGTGTATCAGGTGAGGGGGCGGTTGTGTTGCCTACAATTCATGACCATATTAGCTACAACACCTACAAACCGGCACACGGGGCCCACTGGACAGAAAACAGCCTGGGGAATTCGTTACACCCCACGGTAACCACCCTCTCTGAACCGTATATAATTCAGACCCACACCAAGGACAAAGTACAGGAAACTCAAATATGA